The Ananas comosus cultivar F153 linkage group 22, ASM154086v1, whole genome shotgun sequence genome segment TAAAACCACGCCGTCGGCGATAATGAAGTGCGGAATCGCAAAGGCGAGTTTCGAGATCAAATTCATTTTGTAAGCATTGTACGTCGACGACATTACGTTTCCTGATATGATCTTTTTGCTAGAATTTAGGATAATGCAACCGAGGTTCCCCCGAGCCCCGCGTCGATTTCTAGTAGCTCTCGCGACGAGTCTCGTACGCCGGATAATCTGAGCCCGGTGTCGCCATTGGAGGTTCAACTTACAGATAGCCAACCTTCGCAATCCTTCGTTGAAGATTTGAACTTCGATTTCCCGGGTAAATTGCTTAGTTACTTCTATTCAACCTCTATTTCTACGAATGTAAATACATTGAACTTCGAATTTGATCATGTTCAGAGCTAAATGACCAGTTGGAGCAAGTCGAGAACGAAGAACCCGAAGAATCGACaacaaaagaagaaaccaaAACCGAAACCGAAACCGAAAACTTGTACGAAATGTTTGAGGTAAAGAGCGGCGACGAAGCTTATATTCGGGACATCCTTATCGCCGCCGGGTTCTACGAAGACCGATACTCTAACTATAAATCGCCACAGAGAGTGGCACCAACAAGCTCAATTCCGTACCGAGTGTTCGAGGAGGTAGAAGAAGCTTACAATCGATtagctaagatcgaaaacgaggaTTCGCTCGTCGATCACAAAATGTTGTTCGATTTAGTAAACGAAGCATTGCAAAGCGTGATCGATAATCCGAGGAATTGTAACTCTACATTGCGGAGATGGATACTAGAGAGAGCTGTCGCGCCGCGTGGTAAGGAGCTACTGAGTGACTTGTGGTGCCAAATTCGCGCTTTTCGGGATCTTCCAATGCATGAAATGCAAACCATAGGTGGTGTCACAGCTCGAGACGCAAAGTTGGCTCCGCGGAGTCGCAAATTTTACGACGACATCGATTCTTCCGGTAAGAAGATCGAATTCGCCATTCTCGGCGAATTGATCGACGAATTTGTGCAGGAAATGCGGCTCGACGGCGCGGCGAATGAGCTACATTCTTTATAAAGGAACAAATTTCGCTTGTGACTGGATCATGGTTTATGAATGTTTCAACTAGCTTGTACATGAGAACTCATTTATGTAATGTTGACCAATTTGTTATTCATATATTGAGGAAAAATCCACTGATTTTTCGCAATTACATATACCATATGAAAATTctcatttttaatttgtttcttctttttcttggattttttGAATTGATTTTGCTAGTTGAATCTTAAGTATCATGTTCATCAATAAGTGCCATGTTTAAGTGCATTAATTAATAAACTCcgagtaaatttaaaattaaacaaatgataaaaacactccaattttaaattaaactcagAATTAAATTTGAGAGGTTCCTCCTTTCATGTGTGAAAgggggcaaaatatagattCTTAAAGTTaggaaaaaagttaaaaaaaaaaaaaattatagaggggtctccatacattttcacaAAGCTAAATTATTGGACGGAAATGTAATTGGGAAAAGGGAACGGGCGTTTTGTGTGATTAAACCCGATTTGTTTTGGACCGTCCATCTTAAAGCCATTCGCACGTGCtttcatgcttttttttttttttttttttttcttttctcgctCGCGCGTGCTGGCGCTGACGTAATGTCGCACCAACAAAAAGACCACCCCATCTCAGCCGTCCGATCACCCCACGGCCCCCGCGGCCATTTCTGACCGTCCGATGTACCTCGCTAACACCGCCTCCTCATTCTCATTGGTCGCCCCTGTCTCCGTCGAACCATTTATCCCTGCGCCAGGTGTATTAAGACAGCTCGTGCACCATAGTTAAATACTTtgatcataattaaatatatcattaGTAATAATATAACACAAGGGCAAATATAGAGTTGGCGAACGACATGACTCGCTATGGCATAACATGTGATGAAACATTAGTGAAAGATGGCACCACAGATCAAATCTGTTGgcatgaaaaagaaataaaaaaaaacaagaataatATACAGAAGAACACACTCTAATACCAGTAAACGATAATAAATCAGAAAAAAGTGAGGGGGAAGGAAGCATGATGGAGTGGGAGGAgccgagagaaaaaagagaaggagacgAAGAAGAGTAAAGAAAAGGAGGAAGCAATACTTCTTTAATTCTTAATAAGCTGGGTTGTACTCTACTGTAAATCGCGTGGAGAGCTTCTTATCAGGTTAGACTTTtagtttcatatatatttatagatttatagatttATCAATATCAATTTAGACGGTTAAATTGTACTCTTTATTTTTAGTTATGAGTGTTGAGTacaaatttaaagtcaaaatttaataCGTTAGTTGTAACCTACaaacattttcaaaaaaatattgttttgtcCTCGTACACGCGTGCCCAatgtttataataatttttatatttttttaatacatttaaAAATACATTTACACATGTTaataaatatcataaatacaTCGAACTACTTATAAACCGGGACCAGGGAATCATTTCCCGTGCAGCCCCACACCCACGATCACCGTCCGTCAAATCATGATCATCGCCAAGCCCGAAATGTAAAGCAACGATTCCTCCACCAATCCCCCAGCCCACGATCACCGTCCATCAATGGTGATTCCCTTCCATCAACCGTGATCCCGAGATTTAAAGCAACCCCGGCAGTGGCAACTTCCCCTCCCCATGGGGCTAAAATTACCCCCAAAATTCCCAAATCCACCCTTGTCGACACTCgccccctctttctctcctctctctcctctctctctctctctctctctctcgctcgcgcGCGCGAGTTCGAGCGAGAGATCTCTCCTCGCGCTCTTGGATTTGCGGCGAATTTGTGCCCTAGATCTCTACGCGACCCCGGGGATTCGCGAGTCTCCCACCGAATCTCCCCGGATCTGAGGGTTTTGGGGAAGAGATGGGGGCGAGCGCGGAGGCGTTCGACGCCTACTTCAAGATGGCGGATTTGGATCGCGATGGGAGGATCAGCGGGGCCGAGGCGGTGGCGTTCTTCAAGGGATCCAATTTGCCCCAGCAAATCCTCGCTCAGGTGCGCTTTTGATCCCGTTTTGAGGACCCCGAGCGGGTTAATCGTGTTCTTTGCTTTGCAGTTTGATGCTCGTGTTTGATCGAATTGTCTCCTTTCCTGATTTAGTTTTGAAATTAGGTTTTGTCAAGTTGATTTAGATTGGAGTCTCGATTAGTCGAAGGTTTCTGTTGAATTTATTTGCATGGAAAGCATGATTTTGTTTTgattgtttgatttgattcgTCATTTTTGAGTTGAAACACGTGTAGCTGTACAAATGCTTATGAAAGAACTATTAATCGCTGCTAGATTGAGTGTTGCTTTAAGATCATATCAATGTTCTTTATTGTTATATTTGTTTGGCTGTGTTTAGTTGTTGTCAGCTAGATCTCGAGGAGCCTATTTTTTTTGTAGCCATAATTCTTAAAGTTAAGACTTTGAGAATGTGAAGGTAACTCTGTAGTATTGTGCGGAAGAGTCATTTCTTGATAAAAGTATTGGATTGAAATAATTTAGGGGTCCTCACGTATATAGTGGGGCAAAATATGAAAATCGAGTATTTAGCTGCTAAATTTTGACAATGGTGTACATATAACTTGGAAACTATATACAAAGTAAACCATTTTATGCCCTTGTTTTAGTCGTTAGTTTTAGTCAACTTAAGAATGGGCACACACATTAGGTTTGTGTGCAGTAGAAGGTAAATTAAAGGTCGAGGAAGGTGGCATAGTTTTGCACCTTTTACATGCGATGGCTGGAATATTTAAGTGGGACATATTTTGAAGGGTAGGGAGATTATCAAGAGAGATAATGATTGTTTCCAAACAGTTAAACAAGGTTAATGAAAGTAGATGATAACATTTAATCTCATTTCCTGTTGTTTTTGTTCAGAATAACACACTCAACTCAATGGGAGCTTGCACAAAAGCGTTTACTCATGCTGTCTTGAAGTGCACAGCAATTTCCCTTTAGCTTGTTGTTTAAACTTCTGACTGCAATGCATTTCATTTGATTGTTTTGGTTGCATTCCTGTGGTTATCTATTAGTAAGTTAGAAATTACAGATGAGACGGCATACAGGTCAAAAGTTCTCTCTTGCATAACTTTGAGAATCTAGGATGAGACAATGTGCATGAGCCTTGATAAACGATACTCCAATTCCAGACTATCTTTTGGTTGCTGTGAAGTTATAAGCCGGATGCCAACTTGACTGCTGCCAGACAAACAGCGCAGCATTGTAATTTTTGGCTCATATATTCTATTCTTGCATGTTGGAAACTTCTCAACCAGCTGCTGTTTTATTTTCTGAACTTTTTTCCTCATTGCTGTTCTTTTGTCATCATATTATTCTGGTGATGTACAGATCTGGACGCATGCTGATCGTAATCGAACTGGTTACCTTGGTCGCGAAGAGTTCTATAATGCATTGAAACTTGTAACAGTGGCACAAAGGGGGCGGCAATTAACTCCAGAAATTGTCAAGGCAGCCTTAGTTGGTCCAGCTGCTGCTAAAATCCCTGCACCACAGATAAATCTTCCTAGTCCTATGGTTCAGATGAACAGTGTTCTCACTTCGACACCTTCTACTCAATTAAATGTGCCGGGAGCTCAATTAAATGCGCCGGGAGCTCCTGCTTCACAATTAAATGTGCTGGGAGCTTCTGCTCCTCAAAACCCTGGCTTTATGGGGCAGCAGTTTCCTTCAGCCAGTCATTTGATGAGACCACCTCAACCCACAGCGGTTCTTACTTCAATACCAATGCAAGGTATTGACCGCAAACCACCTTTGGGAGATAACTTGGCAGGGCAGAATATCCCTAATTCAAGTATGCCAAATGTATCAACTGACTGGCTTGGTGGTAGGAATGGTGGAGCTTCTCTTGGGGGAACTCCACAAGTTGCTAATAGAAGTGTTACTCCCCCGGTGAACCATGATAGTTTTGGTTTATCACATTCAGGTTTAGCCCCTGTGGGAAGTCTCAACTTACAAACACCATCTGGTACAGCAGCTCCTCAAGTGGCTGCAAAGGATTCAAAAGCTCTGGTTGTGTCGGGAAATGGCTTTCCATCTGACTCGTCTGTTGGTGGGGACCTATTTTCTGCAGCTCCACAAGCAAAGAAAGACTTACCTTCACAAAACTTTGCTGCTAGTAGTGTGCCTCATTCCGCCAATGATGCCTCTTCTGTGGTTTCTGGGTCCCAGTATCCTGTTAAGCCAAGGCAACTTGATCAGTTGCAGAGTCCACCATCACTTCTAGCTGTTGACAGCCAGTTGCAGAAGAATCAGTCACTAGTCAAcccaaatcaaatgaatgttGTACAAAGCACTTCAGCAATGCATGTGTCTAGCCTTCCAGCTGGACCTGTTGGTGCTAATTCCAGTACTCAACAGCTTTCATGGCCTAAAATCACTCAAACTGATATTCAAAAGTACACAGCTGTTTTTATTAAGGTAGACAAAGATAGAGATGGAAAAATCAGGGGCGATGAGGCACGCAATCTGTTCCTCAGTTGGAAACTACCCAGAGGTAGATGTTCTTGTCCTGGTTTATGCTGCTCCGTTTATGTTTACGTTATTGATACATATTTGATGATTTATCTTCCAAATAATGTGATGCTCCCAGCTCCTGCTGAGCATGCATTTGCTTCTGAATATTAATGCTGcttcattttctttactttttcttttcttattagcCTCTTATTTTGGCATTTCTTCACTTATAGTTATTATCCCAAAGTCATGTTGGTGTCATATGTTATGTGGGACCTTTCCCTTAGCATGCCATTTCGCCATTATACTATATTAGTCTTTGAGATAACTTTGCATATATTACCATGTACACATAGTCCCTGTACTGTACTGACAGTGTGACTGTCGCTAAACTTTTCACTTAATAGTTTAGTCCTTGAACTTCCTCATAGTTTCTATTCCGTCCATAAACATAGGAAAAGGAATTCTAGTTTTACCTATTAACTGAATTGTTTTGCtccatattttgtaaaataatctTTTGTTTCACTGTTCTTGAAAGAGGATGAAAAACAGGGTCATTTATGGGAGAAGTCACATGTTGTCTTATTCCTTTAGCTGCCATGGATGGAATTACAATATATATGATAAAGTTCAGGGGCAAAGGTTTTTAACTCAAAAGTTTAGAGACTAAGTTGCAATATTTAGATAGTATGGGGACTGTCAGTCCATACATTTTGTTACATTGCTTAAGTTGGATGTACTAGTCTCCTCCTTTATGTTAGTTGTTTATATTTAGAAATTCATAATCTGGTTGTTGGTGCTTCCTAGAGGTCCTGAGGCAGGTATGGGAGTTATCTGACCAGGATAAGGATGGTATGCTATCACTCCGAGAATTCTGTACTGCTGTGTTTCTAATGGAGAGATCTCGAGAAGGGCGCCCTCTTCCAGCGGTGCTTCCAAATGACATTTGGTCTGATGGGGTCTCATTGCCTTCTACTGGTCAATTTGCTCCTACTTATAGTGCTCCTGCCTGGCAACCAAGTCCTGGTATCCACTTAAAAGCTGCCTTTTACCAATATTATGGTGCcaataagttgttttcaaactTATTTTGTCTGATCTGTTTATCTAATGTGTCTTGCAGGATTATCTCCTCAAGGAATCCAAGGACCACCGACTACTATCCCTGTCACTTCAATGAAGCCACCTGCACGAACTCCTATTCCTAATGAAAGTGATAGCACAACACAGCCAGCACCCCAAAAGCCTAAGATTCCTGTCTTGGAGAAGCATTTGGTTGATCAACTCAGTAAGGAGGAGCAGAGCGCCTTGAACTCCAAGTTCCAAGAGGCAGCGGATGCTGACAAGAGAGTATGCCTTCTTTAATTgatgtattttctttttactgCTCATATGGCATACCCCGCTGGCATGTGATGAAGGCTGAGTTGAGTTGTGTATCAGACTTCATAAAAAGTTTTAGAGTCAGATACTGATTATATTGTCATTGCCCATCCAGTTTTCAGACTATTACTGTAATTTGCAATTATCGCTAAGTATACTTGCTAAGACTAATTAGTTGCAGGAACTTTTGTTCTGGTTAATTTTCCATGCTGGAAGTCACTGTCATGGTGGCAAAGGATCTATAACCGCCCATTCTGTTTAGTCTTTTTAGGAAGGATCGGAGTGGAAATTGTGTGGACTTGATAGGATCCCCCTAACATACTCGTATCTCACTTCCTAGGACTTTTTGGAATCCTCTTTTTGGTTCTTCTTTTTGCCagaaaatcagaaaattaaGGATTCATGAAACACC includes the following:
- the LOC109727016 gene encoding epidermal growth factor receptor substrate 15-like isoform X1, translated to MGASAEAFDAYFKMADLDRDGRISGAEAVAFFKGSNLPQQILAQIWTHADRNRTGYLGREEFYNALKLVTVAQRGRQLTPEIVKAALVGPAAAKIPAPQINLPSPMVQMNSVLTSTPSTQLNVPGAQLNAPGAPASQLNVLGASAPQNPGFMGQQFPSASHLMRPPQPTAVLTSIPMQGIDRKPPLGDNLAGQNIPNSSMPNVSTDWLGGRNGGASLGGTPQVANRSVTPPVNHDSFGLSHSGLAPVGSLNLQTPSGTAAPQVAAKDSKALVVSGNGFPSDSSVGGDLFSAAPQAKKDLPSQNFAASSVPHSANDASSVVSGSQYPVKPRQLDQLQSPPSLLAVDSQLQKNQSLVNPNQMNVVQSTSAMHVSSLPAGPVGANSSTQQLSWPKITQTDIQKYTAVFIKVDKDRDGKIRGDEARNLFLSWKLPREVLRQVWELSDQDKDGMLSLREFCTAVFLMERSREGRPLPAVLPNDIWSDGVSLPSTGQFAPTYSAPAWQPSPGLSPQGIQGPPTTIPVTSMKPPARTPIPNESDSTTQPAPQKPKIPVLEKHLVDQLSKEEQSALNSKFQEAADADKRVQELEKEILDTKEKIEFYRTKMQELILYKSRCDNRLNEILERVSADKREAQSLGKKYEEKCKQLGDVASKLTIEEATFRAIQERKLELYNSIVKLQKDGSSDDSLQDRANQIQSDLEGLVKSLNEQCKQYGLRTKPTTLVELPFGWQPGIQEAADDWDEDWDKFGDDGFAIIKELTVEIEKITPPKKESPPTALSDKPSSKEESPVASTPTVESKSEMPPITERPAENDSVHGHSEDESAKSPPGSPGRDASVNHSDEIHSTQSRMFDVSPRASESMSDHGFAESSISGDKFADDHFGGPTFDYGDDADSVWGFNPKDGDDDKSKNSFFFGSADLFPIKTKTDSPTAASVYGREQKPFFDSVPSTPAGVYGREPKTFFDSVPSTPASVYGREQKTFFDSVPSTPAYNSVFSPRFSEAGDDHSFDNFSTFDSFGTNENSLFNSNSGSFARFDSFRSTADSSFPDPSPFARFDSFRSTADHGGRPETFTRFDSIRSTSGHGSGFPSFDDADPFGTGPFKISDTHSPRQGTDHWSAF